In Corylus avellana chromosome ca2, CavTom2PMs-1.0, the following proteins share a genomic window:
- the LOC132173088 gene encoding protein WUSCHEL gives MEPQQQQQQQQQPNNEDGGSGKGGFLCRPSSTRWTPTTDQIRILKDLYYNNGVRSPSAEQIQRISARLRQYGKIEGKNVFYWFQNHKARERQKKRFNVSDVPMQKGLTPTAAWKPEESLHTNYSLPNISPGVAASSSSPGVIPLGQMGNCGYGSLTMEKSFRDCSISSGVGGSISHNFGWVGVDPYSSSYTDLFDKRRSMEEKYLGREEEEEEDEEEEEAAPEIETLPLFPMHGDGDINGFYNMKPSSGGYYTGWYRSGDDGNTGSRTSLELSLNSYSRRDLN, from the exons ATGGAAcctcaacaacaacaacaacaacaacaacaaccaaatAACGAGGATGGCGGCAGTGGGAAAGGGGGATTCCTATGCAGGCCAAGCAGTACACGCTGGACTCCAACAACTGACCAGATAAGAATTCTAAAGGACCTTTACTACAACAATGGAGTTAGGTCCCCAAGTGCTGAGCAGATTCAGAGGATCTCCGCTAGGCTCAGACAATACGGAAAGATTGAAGGAAAGAACGTTTTTTATTGGTTTCAGAACCACAAAGCTCGTGAAAGGCAGAAGAAAAGGTTCAACGTCTCTGATGTCCCCATGCAAAAAGGACTCACTCCTACTGCTGCTTGGAAACCTGAAGAATCCCTCCACACCAACTACTCCTTGCCCAACATATCTCCTG GGGTTGCTGCTTCATCTTCTTCACCTGGGGTGATTCCCTTGGGGCAGATGGGGAACTGTGGATATGGATCTCTGACCATGGAGAAGAGCTTTAGG GACTGCTCAATATCAAGTGGTGTTGGTGGATCCATTAGCCACAACTTTGGATGGGTAGGGGTTGATCCCTATTCTTCATCCTACACTGATCTCTTTGACAAGAGAAGATCAATGGAAGAGAAGTATttaggaagagaagaagaagaagaagaagacgaagaagaagaagaagctgctCCAGAGATAGAAACCCTCCCACTGTTCCCCATGCATGGTGATGGCGACATCAATGGCTTCTACAACATGAAGCCTTCATCCGGCGGTTACTACACCGGCTGGTATCGGTCCGGCGATGATGGCAACACCGGTTCTCGGACTTCCCTCGAGCTTAGCCTCAACTCCTACTCTCGCAgagatcttaattaa
- the LOC132172056 gene encoding RNA demethylase ALKBH9B, translated as MGDDRRVEPRDHDPFLVTYKRSDLRIASEFLTTWLPFLSRDLCDHCAQTLSDRVRSLDSELDANAELDHPDENLDATSPDKPGSEQGMNDKHVDDNCETNSLGSWKDGADGDPEPGDPDPSTSGSPSHHRMSWADMAQEEEDDFGGEEEDEVVDSSEIRKRSVDVNASTGALRVSVKAIEKPKPNLSREQREYIRFKDVERKKDFICLERVGGKFVNIVDGLELHKGIFSAAEQKRIVDYVYELEEKGRKRELKERTYTAPSKWMRGKGRVTIQFGCCYNYAPDKKGNPPGILNDESVDPMPPLFKVIIRRLIRWHVLPPSCVPDSCIVNIYEEGDCIPPHIDNHDFVRPFCTVSFLSECNILFGSNLKILGPGEFSGSFEIPLPLGSVLVLNGNGADVAKHCVPAVPAKRISITFRRMDEFKRPVGYVAEPDLQGIQPLSYEVNNTRRINTSKPERYMKNQHFRRPVSDAYIDRRESTSRGSDTYVDRRESTWRGFAEGSDTYIDRRESAWNRQGPPNRWRVRKNVGN; from the exons ATGGGCGACGATCGCCGGGTTGAACCGAGGGACCACGACCCGTTTCTGGTCACGTACAAGCGCTCCGATCTCCGGATCGCGTCGGAGTTCCTGACCACGTGGCTCCCCTTCCTCTCCCGAGACCTCTGCGACCACTGCGCCCAAACGCTCTCCGATCGCGTGCGCTCACTCGACTCAG AACTCGATGCTAATGCCGAATTGGATCACCCGGATGAGAATTTGGATGCTACGAGTCCCGATAAACCCGGATCGGAGCAGGGGATGAATGATAAGCACGTAGACGACAACTGTGAGACCAACTCGCTCGGTAGTTGGAAAGACGGTGCGGACGGGGATCCTGAACCCGGGGACCCAGACCCGTCCACGAGCGGATCACCGAGCCATCATCGAATGTCCTGGGCCGACATGGCACAAGAGGAAGAAGACGATTTTGGGGGAGAGGAGGAGGACGAGGTGGTGGACTCCTCGGAGATAAGGAAACGGTCGGTTGATGTGAATGCTTCCACCGGGGCATTGAGGGTGTCTGTGAAGGCTATCGAGAAGCCGAAGCCGAACCTGTCGAGGGAACAGAGAGAATACATTCGGTTCAAGGATGTGGAGCGAAAGAAAGACTTTATATGCTTGGAAAGAGTGGGTGGAAAGTTTGTTAATATAGTCGATGGGCTTGAGCTTCACAAGGGTATTTTTAGTGCGGCGGAGCAGAAgaggattgtggattatgtgtaTGAGCTTGAGGAGAAGGGGAGAAAAAGGGAATTGAAAG AACGGACATATACAGCACCCAGTAAGTGGATGAGGGGCAAGGGACGTGTAACTATACAATTTGGTTGCTGTTACAATTATGCACCA GATAAAAAAGGTAATCCGCCTGGCATCCTCAATGATGAATCCGTGGATCCTATGCCTCCTCTTTTCAAGGTGATCATTAGGAGGCTGATCAGATGGCATGTACTTCCTCCTAGCTGTGTACCTGATAGTTGCATCGTCAACATCTATGAAGAAGGGGACTGTATACCTCCGCACATTGACAACCATGACTTTGTGCGGCCTTTCTGCACTGTGTCATTTCTAAGTGAATGCAATATACTTTTTGGatctaacttgaaaattttgggTCCTGGCGAGTTTTCCGGTTCCTTTGAAATCCCCCTACCACTGGG ATCTGTTCTTGTCTTAAATGGAAATGGGGCTGATGTGGCTAAGCATTGTGTGCCTGCAGTTCCTGCAAAGAG gataTCAATCACATTTAGAAGAATGGATGAATTCAAACGGCCAGTTGGGTATGTTGCAGAACCTGATTTGCAGGGGATTCAACCGTTGTCCTATGAAGTGAACAATACAAGAAGGATAAATACTTCAAAACCTGAACGCTATATGAAGAACCAGCATTTTAGGAGACCGGTTAGTGACGCCTACATAGACCGTCGTGAATCAACCAGCAGAGGAAGTGACACCTACGTAGACCGTCGTGAATCAACCTGGAGGGGATTTGCTGAGGGAAGTGACACCTATATAGACCGTCGTGAATCAGCATGGAATCGACAAGGGCCTCCAAATAGGTGGAGAGTCAGGAAGAATGTGGGCAACTGA
- the LOC132172096 gene encoding uncharacterized protein LOC132172096 → MGTNFLQPLASKSAPSTTLIFTKPSIKPNQIFLPRLQRSLRVTPTNTSSTDNNEANGDGARPQAPPPNPVEIRFKRRSRRRSRQQREEDAAGNGRVMKAQASAPDPPKKWEDMSFGEKAIEVYVGEKGVLFWLNKLAYASIFIVIGGWILFRFVGPALNLYQLDSQPLSPTSVFKGS, encoded by the coding sequence ATGGGCACTAATTTCCTCCAACCCCTCGCTTCAAAATCAGCACCATCAACCACCCTCATCTTCACCAAACCTTCTATTAAACCCAACCAAATCTTCCTGCCTCGTCTCCAACGATCGCTCAGAGTAACTCCCACCAACACCAGCAGTACCGACAACAACGAAGCTAATGGAGACGGTGCTCGGCCACAGGCTCCTCCGCCAAACCCAGTGGAAATCAGGTTCAAGCGAAGGTCAAGAAGGCGTTCAAGACAGCAGAGGGAGGAGGATGCTGCCGGCAATGGGCGGGTCATGAAAGCGCAAGCTTCAGCTCCAGACCCTCCGAAGAAGTGGGAGGACATGAGTTTTGGAGAGAAGGCAATAGAGGTGTACGTGGGCGAAAAGGGTGTACTGTTTTGGCTCAACAAGCTTGCTTACGCTTCCATCTTCATCGTCATCGGAGGTTGGATACTATTCCGGTTTGTGGGTCCTGCGCTTAATCTTTACCAGCTGGACTCTCAGCCTTTGTCTCCTACTTCCGTGTTTAAGGGTTCGTGA
- the LOC132171783 gene encoding uncharacterized protein LOC132171783 — protein MGEGREGDWECSGCKNRNYAFRSFCNRCKQPRLLVDTKTPADSKWFPRIGDWICTGCTNNNYASREKCKKCGQPKEVAAMPAIAIPGASLPSYSHYFARAQGGPEQKMNMGLFGNGTPQQALPLSSNWSVGGVDKYGVQPASAWPLGGNHNSGLPYPEPANQHLSAPKGWRNGDWICNCGFHNYSSRAQCKKCNAFPPALGTKRLASDDLVHDWDNKRLNVGQTNMQLQPYPGFEQMIGTGADPNTGPYAPYSNVSSGTAPNLQVSMQFPQQATTPALLGKGAKQWREGDWMCTNCNNHNYASRLQCNRCKTERHALSQPVNVA, from the exons atgGGGGAGGGAAGAGAAGGCGATTGGGAGTGCAGTGGGTGCAAGAACAGGAACTACGCCTTCAGGTCGTTCTGCAACCGGTGCAAGCAGCCTCGGCTTCTCGTCGACACCAAAACCCCCGCCGACTCCAAGTGGTTCCCGCGTATCGGCGATTGGATCTGTACCG GTTGCACTAACAACAATTATGCATCAAGAGAGAAGTGCAAAAAGTGTGGGCAACCGAAGGAGGTAGCAGCAATGCCAGCAATTGCAATCCCTGGAGCTTCTCTCCCATCTTATTCACATTATTTTGCCAGGGCCCAAGGAGGACCAGAACAAAAGATGAATATGGGATTGTTTGGCAATGGAACTCCCCAGCAGGCTCTTCCTTTGAGCTCCAACTGGTCTGTAGGAGGGGTTGATAAATATGGAGTTCAACCTGCTTCTGCTTGGCCCTTGGGTGGTAACCATAATTCTGGACTTCCGTATCCAGAACCTGCTAATCAGCATCTTTCGGCTCCTAAAGGATGGCGCAATGGTGACTGGATATGCAACTGTGGCTTCCATAATTACTCCTCACGTGCCCAG TGCAAAAAATGCAATGCTTTCCCACCAG CACTTGGAACAAAGCGACTGGCATCTGATGACTTGGTGCATGACTGGGATAACAAGAGATTAAATGTGGGACAA ACAAATATGCAGCTGCAACCATACCCAGGTTTTGAGCAAATGATAGGGACTGGTGCTGACCCTAATACTGGACCCTATGCTCCCTACTCAAATGTAAGCTCAGGTACTGCTCCGAATTTGCAAGTGTCGATGCAGTTTCCACAGCAAGCAACTACACCTGCACTGCTTGGAAAAGG AGCCAAACAATGGCGCGAAGGAGATTGGATGTGTACAAATTGCAACAACCATAATTATGCATCCCGGTTACAATGCAATAG GTGTAAGACTGAAAGACATGCGCTCTCTCAGCCTGTCAACGTCGCGTAG
- the LOC132172763 gene encoding L10-interacting MYB domain-containing protein-like isoform X1, whose product MPEKRSRKQSNRGSDSKTIDNQTSEEQSEDVWSRPNWPPRTEKIFVELLIEEMKYHLDVCVSGFDEKAWDRVCKEFNQETGLNYDKKELKKHLTILRKRYRIVKPLYNHGGFGWDYRRKMVDVDDHIWAEYIQAYPEIKPYRKWGCPIYEELCTIFTKPKATGQYAYASTGWSRSGSIDLPRSHGCNKRQAQAAQPQVSGANKKHHKGAENSKGAAACKSTDDPHSANNCIAIINGMQGVDRRTYNAALDLFQNLCWRKTFMSLKSEKRLTWLKAMLPGVQ is encoded by the exons ATGCCCGAGAAAAGGTCGAGAAAGCAAAGCAACCGCGGCTCTGATTCAAAAACG ATTGATAACCAGACAAGTGAAGAGCAATCAGAGGATGTTTGGTCCCGGCCAAACTGGCCACCACGCACGGAGAAGATATTTGTAGAATTGCTGATTGAGGAAATGAAATACCACTTGGACGTGTGTGTCAGTGGATTTGATGAGAAGGCATGGGATCGTGTCTGCAAGGAATTCAATCAGGAGACAGGTCTAAATTATGATAAAAAGGAACTGAAAAAACACCTTACTATTTTAAGAAAACGGTACCGCATTGTAAAACCTTTATATAACCACGGTGGCTTTGGTTGGGATTATCGTCGGAAGATGGTGGATGTTGATGATCATATCTGGGCAGAATATATCCAG GCGTATCCTGAGATTAAGCCATACAGGAAATGGGGGTGTCCAATATATGAAGAGCTATGCACGATATTTACAAAACCAAAGGCCACTGGGCAGTATGCCTATGCAAGTACTGGTTGGAGCAGGTCTGGCAGCATTGATCTTCCACGCTCACATGGATGCAACAAGCGCCAGGCGCAGGCAGCGCAGCCTCAGGTTTCAGGTGCCAACAAGAAACATCACAAAGGAGCTGAGAATTCGAAGGGAGCTGCAGCATGTAAAAGTACTGATGACCCACATTCTGCAAATAATTGCATTGCAATAATAAATGGTATGCAAGGTGTTGATCGCCGCACTTACAATGCAGCTCTGGATTTGTTTCAGAACCTATGCTGGAGAAAAACATTCATGTCATTGAAAAGTGAGAAACGTTTGACCTGGTTGAAGGCCATGCTTCCCGGTGTTCAATGA
- the LOC132172763 gene encoding L10-interacting MYB domain-containing protein-like isoform X2, translating into MPEKRSRKQSNRGSDSKTIDNQTSEEQSEDVWSRPNWPPRTEKIFVELLIEEMKYHLDVCVSGFDEKAWDRVCKEFNQETGLNYDKKELKKHLTILRKRYRIVKPLYNHGGFGWDYRRKMVDVDDHIWAEYIQAYPEIKPYRKWGCPIYEELCTIFTKPKATGQYAYASTGWSRSGSIDLPRSHGCNKRQAQAAQPQVSGANKKHHKGAENSKGAAACKKPMLEKNIHVIEK; encoded by the exons ATGCCCGAGAAAAGGTCGAGAAAGCAAAGCAACCGCGGCTCTGATTCAAAAACG ATTGATAACCAGACAAGTGAAGAGCAATCAGAGGATGTTTGGTCCCGGCCAAACTGGCCACCACGCACGGAGAAGATATTTGTAGAATTGCTGATTGAGGAAATGAAATACCACTTGGACGTGTGTGTCAGTGGATTTGATGAGAAGGCATGGGATCGTGTCTGCAAGGAATTCAATCAGGAGACAGGTCTAAATTATGATAAAAAGGAACTGAAAAAACACCTTACTATTTTAAGAAAACGGTACCGCATTGTAAAACCTTTATATAACCACGGTGGCTTTGGTTGGGATTATCGTCGGAAGATGGTGGATGTTGATGATCATATCTGGGCAGAATATATCCAG GCGTATCCTGAGATTAAGCCATACAGGAAATGGGGGTGTCCAATATATGAAGAGCTATGCACGATATTTACAAAACCAAAGGCCACTGGGCAGTATGCCTATGCAAGTACTGGTTGGAGCAGGTCTGGCAGCATTGATCTTCCACGCTCACATGGATGCAACAAGCGCCAGGCGCAGGCAGCGCAGCCTCAGGTTTCAGGTGCCAACAAGAAACATCACAAAGGAGCTGAGAATTCGAAGGGAGCTGCAGCATGTAAAA AACCTATGCTGGAGAAAAACATTCATGTCATTGAAAAGTGA